The genomic DNA TTAGCTTTCTATTAAATATAACCTATCTGCATCAAGTATAAACTTTTTATCTTAAGAAATTAAGCGTAATGACAACAGAAAAGTGTTTTTCCCGACTTTACCAAGATGATATATATTTTTATTATAATTTGTTAAGATGGATTATAAGGAAAAGAAAGGGGATCACCATGGATAAAGAGCAGATTTTAAACGATATAATTAAACAGTTAAACGTTGTAAATAAAGGTGTATTTAAAGCTGAAGATTACAGCGATGAAAAAATCAGCGAACTGAATGATATCAAGGTAATGCTTGAGTCACGCCGCCAGATTTCAGCAGGCGAACAGTCAGCGATTATCGAAGAATTATCAAAAATGAGAAAGTAGTGATTATATGATGGATATTGAAGAAAAATTATATAAATACGCAGAACTCCTCGTTGACGTCGGCATTAATATTACTGACGGTAAAAGATTATACATCCGTGCGACAACGGATGCACTGCCACTTGTCAGACTTGTAACGAAAATTGCTTATGAGCGCGGTTCAAAAGAAGTGAAAGTATCATTAGGGGACGATACGGTTTCAAGACTGAATGCAACATACCGCGATGAGGATGAACTGTCGGTTGTACATGACTTCCAGGTGGATGAGCGCATGTACTACAGCGATCAGAAAGCAGGATTCCTCAGTATTATTTCAAGCTCTCCCGAACTGTTAAAAGATGTTTCACCGAGCAAACTGCAGGCAATGCAGGTTGCAGCAGGGAAAGCATTTAAAGAATTCTCAAGCCGTACACAGAGCGATTTTCATTCGTGGTGTGTGGCGGGATATCCGTCGGTGGAGTGGGCCCGTCTTGTGTATCCGGAACTGTCGGATGACGAAGCGGTAAATGCACTGCTTGAGCTGATTCTCTATACCGTGCGTGCGGACGTTGAAAATCCGGTTGAAGCATGGCATGAACATGATAAACTGCTTCACGAAAAAGTGGATTACTTAAACGATAAGCAGTTTACCGCTTTACGCTATGAAGCACCGGGTACGGATTTAACAGTCGGGCTGCCTGGCAATCATCTGTGGGCAGGAGCATCGAGTACGGATTCAAACGGCGATTCATTTATGGCGAATATGCCGACGGAAGAAGTATTCACGGCGCCCGATAAGAACCGCGTCAACGGATACGTGACGAACACGCTGCCGTTAAGCCACGGCGGCAACATTATCGATGACTTTAAACTGACGTTTAAAGATGGGGAAGTTGTCGAATACTCAGCGGACAGAGGCTATGATATATTGAAGAACATTATCGATACTGATGCCGGGGCGAAGCGTCTTGGGGAAGTCGCACTTGTACCGTTTGATTCACCGATTTCCAACAAAGGTATTTTATTCTACAATACATTGTTCGATGAAAATGCGTCATGTCACCTCGCACTCGGCAGTGCATATGCATTCTCGCTGCAGGGCGGCAAGGCAATGTCCCGCGATGAACTGGATGCGGCAGGCTTAAACGATTCGATTACTCACGTGGACTTTATGATCGGCTCGGAAAAGATGAATATTTACGGTGTGGATAAAGAAGGAAACGAAACACCTGTATTCCTTGAAGGTAACTGGGCATTTTAATAAAATAAGCATACAATTCATTTGAAAATATGATACAATTTAACTAATGTTATATTGGAAAATTCTGTTGAGGAGGATTTTTATGGGCAGCTGGCTAATGCTTTTAGTCGTATTATCATTTGTATTTGCAATTCTTGCTTTTGCAGCGGTGCTTTATTACTTCCTGGCACAAGCGTTCCACAGTAAAGATGCACTTGTGGTTGACACACCGGAAGAAGCGCTTGAGCGCAAAATATAGGAAACTTACTAGAGGGGATGCAAATCTCCTCTATTTTTATTCATAAAGGGGAGTTTATCAATGAAAAAACTAATGTCTGAATCTTATGCGGTAAAAACAGCAAACGTTCTGCCGCCCGATTCCAATTCTCACGGTACACTTTTTGGGGGGAGACTGCTTCAGTATGTAGATGATATCGCAGCCATCAGTGCACGCCGTCACTGCCGGGAAGCGGTCGTTACAGCTTCTATCGACTCGATGGATTTTCTGCGTCCGATACATGTAGGGGAAATAGTTATTCTTGAAGCGATGGTTACTCATACGGGCCGTAGTTCGATGGAAGTAATGGTTAAAATTTCAAAGGAAGATTTAACGAGAGAATCCGGCAAGGAACTCGCAGCGTTTTCATTTCTGACGTTTGTCGCACTGGATGAAAACAACAACACTGTTGAAGTACCGAAAATAGAACCGGATACAGAACGCCTTCAGTGGCTGAACGACACAGGTAAAGAGCGTGCTGAACGCAGACTTGAAAGAAAAGAACGCAGCAAATCACTGAGCAACTTTTTCGCATCTGATTTATTGGAGTGAGATAAATGAAAATCAAACGCATTGTAAAACTGAAGCGGGAAATGTACGACGTATTATTCGATGACGGGCAGTCCATTAAAGTGCACGAGGAATCACTCGTGCGTTATGTATTGATTCCCGGCAAAGAACTGGATGAAGATGAGTTCAATGAAATCGTCCGGAATATACAATACGACCAGGCATACGTTGCCGCGATTAAATATATCAGTTATAAAATACGTTCGATTAGGGAAATGGGAGACTATCTCAATGGGGACTATGAAGATGAGGTAGTCAGCCGGACACTGCTGCGTCTTCAGGATGAAGGCTATTTGAACGACGAAAATTACGCCCGCTCATTAAGAAATACACTTTTGAATACGACGGACAAAGGGCCGGGGCACCTTCAGCGTGAACTGAAGAAACACAGTATTCCCGAAAACACCATATATGAGGAAACTGAGGCTTTTGATGAACTGATAGACAGTGAACGCATGAATAAGTTAAAGGATAAATTTCTGCGCACCCACAGAGGTTCATATTCCCAGTTTAAACAAAAGCTGCGTGAAAAGCTGACACAGCGGGGTTACAGAAGCCATCACTTTGAACTGATAGACTTTGATGATGACTTTGATGAAGATTCTTATTTTGAGAAAGACTTTGAAAAATATTATAATAGATATCAGAAAAAAGAAAGCGGATTTAAGCTCAAACAGAAAATGATTGCGGCGATGCTGAGCAAAGGGTACGCTTATGATAAAATCAGTGAAAAGTTAGGCGGAATGAACGATGGATGAATCATTAAGTAAAATGACTCGCAAAGAGTTAAACCATTATATACAAACTAAACGCGAAGCGATGAGACGTGCGGAAATGATGGGTGTCGAAAACGAATACCGCGTACTGGAGCGCCAGGTTATTATTGCAGAATGCTATCTGATTGATCTGTCTCAAATTGAGAACGGCAAAATTTATAAAGTGATCAGCAATGAGGATCACTACTTTAAAGTGGAGTATATGAAAGGGATATTTGTCTGGGGCTTTTTTGTGAATGGTGATGAAAAAGAGTCGGCTATTCCTGTCAGTATGCTGCAGCTTCCTAAACAGGTCAGATAATGAAAAACAAAATTTTGTTAAAAGGGCTGGATTTATCTTATAGCAAAGAAGCAAAAGATTTTAAAAAACGCATGCTCGGCGACGCAGGAACCGTACATCTTAAAAATATTAATATCCATTTATATGAAGGTGAAGTACTCGGGCTTCTGAGCGATGCCGACACTTTGTTTTATATTAAGGAAGTTCTGTCCGGCACACTGAATCCGGTTACGGGTAAAGTGAAGGCAAACGGCGGTATTCTGAGTCTCGATGTTATGGATCATATTAACAATCCGTTCACCCTTAACTTCTTTATTGAAGAACTGCTTGAAGAATACAAAAGCGGAAAACAGTTTGCAGATACCATTGAGCATCTGCACAATAAAGCGGTTATCCGCAACAATCTGAATAAAAAAATTAAGGATTTAAGCCGCAAGCAGCTGGCTCACATTCTGCTGGAGATTTCGGCGCTGATCGATGTGGAAGTGATTATTTATACGAACTTCCATGAACACCTCGACGATTTAATGAAATTCCGCAGCGTTGTGAACATGCATGAAAATCAGGGCAGAGGTGTGCTGCTTCTTGAAACATCACTTGAACCGATAGAAAAAATGGCAAACTATTTCACGTGGGTCAGTTACGGTCAAACCCGCTTTGAAGGCAGTGTGGAGCAGGGCGTCGAAAATTACAACAAATACTTACGCGAGAAGAGCATGATTAAGAATGTTGAACAGGAAGCGCTGTTTGATCTCGAGTGGAAACGCCGGGTTTACGAAGATGAGATGTACAGTGAAAACTTTAAACGTCTCGGCAAACAGCAGGCTTCGATACTGGACAATATCAATATTAGAAAAATCATCGTTACACTTGTGCTCGCATTTATTATGGTACTGTCGGCACTTGTTATATTTATGAACATATCTTTTATTGGAGAATCCCCTACATTTACAGAGGAACAGCAGAACTTAGAAAAAACGGTGACGTCGGATCGTCTGTCATATGCATTCGTCGACAGAGACGGTCTCGAAGTTGGCGGAACACTGCTGCCGCAATATACGCTGCTTGAAGTGACTGCATCCGATGAAACAACATACACTGTCAGTCATAACGGTGAGGAAACAACAGTCAGCCGCGACGATGTAATTTATTTCAACCCTGCGAGTCTGTATACAGAAGAAGCCTTTATGACACTGCTTGAGTATACGAGTCCGGTCATTCAGAACAACTACATGTTCTATTCGAACTATTTAAACGGCAGCCGGGAATTCCTGGAACAGAATATTACATTCGATGTACTAGATGAAAACCACGGCAGTGTCGCGGGCATTCCGATTACTTACCATTTCAGCGGGGAAACAGTTTTTTCCATGGAGTTTGAAGGGGCGGAAAATAACAGTATCGCGGAAGATTTAAGTCTTACAGGTGAAGTGACTGTTTTCAGAGTCGGCGATGGCTTTATGATTTACGACAGTGTCGAGAACAACTGGAATTACTTGATAAGGTAGGCGGGCGCATATGAACTACAGATTTAAATATTTGCTGAGACGTGTATTCAGACAGGCGGACAGGTTTACACTGTTTAACTTATCGCCGGTGCTCATCTACATTACCGGTCTCGTGCTGTTGTTTATCGGCTTTATGACGATGGAAGATAGTACGATGGTCCGGGTACTCTACGGAACGGTCGGATTTATGGCCACGGTGTGGATATTCAGCATGGTAATTCTGAATAAGAACGAAGCGTACGTGAAAGATTCTATTTTAAAAGTAAATTATATACCGCTGTATTTACGAATACTGCCTACGATGATTTACCAGACAATCATGTTTATGATTTTTATTACGATGTACAGCGCATTTACAGCGCTCTTTGTAGATAACTGGATGATGAATATATACTCGCTGCTGTATTATATAATACTTGGTGTGATACTGGTCATCCCGTTTACAATGTTGTTTTTAGGTGTTTCAATGCACGTCAACACTAATAAAATCAACCCGGTGCTGTTCGTCATTGTCCTGCTTATTGTTCCGGTATTTTACTTGCCGGAAGAGCTGCCGACAGTGATTGAAAATATATTCAGTCTAAATCCATTTTATTATGTAATTAACGGTCTGCAGAATAATTCGATTCATCAGGCATGGACTGTGAACCGTCTGCCGTTTGATGTACTGTATGTAACCCAGGTTGCAATATTATATTTATGGATGTTTGAGTCGTACAACAAAATGAAAATTCAATTATACAATGAAAAAAACAGCATGCCTGAATCTTAGGCATGCTGTCTCTCTAATTATTGGCAACTTTTCGCTGCAGTTTAGACTCAGAGTATACCCAGCCGGTGTAGCTGGACTGAACTTCATAATCATCCTTGTCGAGATGCATAATACAGACGAATGGATAATGTCCGTCTTTTAAATACCTGAGATCGATATATCTGACTTCTACAGTATCTTCCGGCAGTTCCTTAATTTCATATCTGTAAATCGAAGAGAAGAATGTAAAGGACATAAAGTTTTTATCATCTTTAACTGCCTCGAACAGTTCACCTTCAAGCGGACCGATTTTCTCAAAGCGGTCGTAAAATACAACCTGTCCTTTAAATGTCCGGCCGACATAATATGCTTTTTCTGCAACGACGACGACACGCCATTCATTGAAGCGGAGAGTCGGCAGGCAGAATACGCGTGTGATATTATCATCAGGCAGACGTTCCTTAATTTTATTCACTAAAAATTTCTGGTAGGCAAATCGTGCGACATAGTAAAGTGCCATCGCGGAATATAATATAATGAACAGCGTGACGGGGTTAAACCCGATGAACCATAAAATGAAGTACGCGATGTGCATGACGATAATTGGAATATCAATCGTATTTATAAAGCCAAGCTGCAGCCAGGTATGATTAAACGGCCGGAGTACCTGGGTGCCGTATGCGTTGAATATATCCGAGAATACATGGAGGGAAACAGCAAACAGCGACCACAAATACATATTGATAAAGGGCAGCCCGAAAAACACGCTGCTTAACACAGCGAGGAGCAGCGGCCAGATAATTAATGTAAACGGCAGGGAATGTGTAATACCTCTGTGGTTTTTAATGTATACTGCATTATTTTTCATTTTTAAAACAGTATCGAGGTCGGGAATTAAAGAAGCACCGACAACGGTCGTAATG from Jeotgalicoccus saudimassiliensis includes the following:
- a CDS encoding DUF1128 family protein, producing the protein MDKEQILNDIIKQLNVVNKGVFKAEDYSDEKISELNDIKVMLESRRQISAGEQSAIIEELSKMRK
- a CDS encoding aminopeptidase, which codes for MMDIEEKLYKYAELLVDVGINITDGKRLYIRATTDALPLVRLVTKIAYERGSKEVKVSLGDDTVSRLNATYRDEDELSVVHDFQVDERMYYSDQKAGFLSIISSSPELLKDVSPSKLQAMQVAAGKAFKEFSSRTQSDFHSWCVAGYPSVEWARLVYPELSDDEAVNALLELILYTVRADVENPVEAWHEHDKLLHEKVDYLNDKQFTALRYEAPGTDLTVGLPGNHLWAGASSTDSNGDSFMANMPTEEVFTAPDKNRVNGYVTNTLPLSHGGNIIDDFKLTFKDGEVVEYSADRGYDILKNIIDTDAGAKRLGEVALVPFDSPISNKGILFYNTLFDENASCHLALGSAYAFSLQGGKAMSRDELDAAGLNDSITHVDFMIGSEKMNIYGVDKEGNETPVFLEGNWAF
- a CDS encoding acyl-CoA thioesterase, coding for MKKLMSESYAVKTANVLPPDSNSHGTLFGGRLLQYVDDIAAISARRHCREAVVTASIDSMDFLRPIHVGEIVILEAMVTHTGRSSMEVMVKISKEDLTRESGKELAAFSFLTFVALDENNNTVEVPKIEPDTERLQWLNDTGKERAERRLERKERSKSLSNFFASDLLE
- a CDS encoding RecX family transcriptional regulator codes for the protein MKIKRIVKLKREMYDVLFDDGQSIKVHEESLVRYVLIPGKELDEDEFNEIVRNIQYDQAYVAAIKYISYKIRSIREMGDYLNGDYEDEVVSRTLLRLQDEGYLNDENYARSLRNTLLNTTDKGPGHLQRELKKHSIPENTIYEETEAFDELIDSERMNKLKDKFLRTHRGSYSQFKQKLREKLTQRGYRSHHFELIDFDDDFDEDSYFEKDFEKYYNRYQKKESGFKLKQKMIAAMLSKGYAYDKISEKLGGMNDG
- a CDS encoding YfhH family protein; protein product: MDESLSKMTRKELNHYIQTKREAMRRAEMMGVENEYRVLERQVIIAECYLIDLSQIENGKIYKVISNEDHYFKVEYMKGIFVWGFFVNGDEKESAIPVSMLQLPKQVR
- a CDS encoding ABC transporter permease; the encoded protein is MNYRFKYLLRRVFRQADRFTLFNLSPVLIYITGLVLLFIGFMTMEDSTMVRVLYGTVGFMATVWIFSMVILNKNEAYVKDSILKVNYIPLYLRILPTMIYQTIMFMIFITMYSAFTALFVDNWMMNIYSLLYYIILGVILVIPFTMLFLGVSMHVNTNKINPVLFVIVLLIVPVFYLPEELPTVIENIFSLNPFYYVINGLQNNSIHQAWTVNRLPFDVLYVTQVAILYLWMFESYNKMKIQLYNEKNSMPES
- a CDS encoding metal-dependent hydrolase, whose product is MDTLTHTLMGGTIVGLAHIDPAVDPVSAGFITTVVGASLIPDLDTVLKMKNNAVYIKNHRGITHSLPFTLIIWPLLLAVLSSVFFGLPFINMYLWSLFAVSLHVFSDIFNAYGTQVLRPFNHTWLQLGFINTIDIPIIVMHIAYFILWFIGFNPVTLFIILYSAMALYYVARFAYQKFLVNKIKERLPDDNITRVFCLPTLRFNEWRVVVVAEKAYYVGRTFKGQVVFYDRFEKIGPLEGELFEAVKDDKNFMSFTFFSSIYRYEIKELPEDTVEVRYIDLRYLKDGHYPFVCIMHLDKDDYEVQSSYTGWVYSESKLQRKVANN